Part of the Novipirellula artificiosorum genome, GGGTACCGTTGGCCAAGAATTCCGGCAACTCATCGCCAGGAATCTTACCGATTCGCGAAGAAAACGGTCGAGCTACGGGCGTGATCGTCTCTCCCCGCACATATTGGTCGATGGCAGCTGCCGCTTCCTTGCCATCGGCGACACTGCGAACGACCAAGCCTTTGCCACGAATGGCGTTGCCGGCCGCGAAGACGCCGGGCGTTCCCGTCTCGAACGTTCCTGCGTTGACATCAACGCCCCGACGGCTGATCTTTAGCCCCCAATCCTTTGCTTCCTCCTTTGCATCACCACCGCAACACAGCAAGACCGCATCGAACGATTGCTGCAGTTCCGAGAGTGCAATATCGGTCCCCAACCGTGTGTTGCTTGCGAAATCAATCTCCATTCGCAGAATCACTGCGACTTCGCCAGCCAGGACCTCTTCTGGCAAATCCTTGGGAAACTCGTGCCACAAGCGGCCGCCTGCACGATCCTCGGCGTCGATCAGTTTGACGTGGTGCCCTTCTCGGCGAAGATGAAACGCGGCGGCCAAACCTGTTGGACCGGCGCCGACCACCGCAACACGCTTGCCAGAATCCGCGGCACACTCAGGGATGTACGGATCGCCCGATTCCAAATCACGGTCCGCAACGGTGCGTTTCAAGTCACAAACTTCCACCGGTCCATCGGCACCACTGCGGCGGCACCCCTTTTCGCAAGGCTTTGGACAGACTCGGCCCAAAATCGCGGGTAATGCGATGTCTTCTTTGATTGTGGCGATCGCATGGACCAGATCTTGGTCGCCGATCTCACGCAACATCTTTGGAATGTCCATGTGAGCGGGACAGGCGAAATAGCAGGGTGCCAAACAGTCGCCGACATGATCACTAAGAATCAGCTCCAAAGCAGTGCGCCGGAGCGAATGGACCTCGGGGGTCTCACTCTCAATCCGCATTCCTTCGGCTGCGGGCATCCCACACGATGGAACCACTCGTCCGCTATCGGCCATCTTGACGATACAAACTTGGCACGACGTTGACGCTTTGTAGCCTTTTAAAAAGCATAGCGTCGGCACATCGATTCCCAATTTGCGTGCGGCATCGAGAACCGTTTCGCCCGGTTCCACTTCGACTTCGCGGTTATCAATGGTAAGTTTTGGCATGAGCTATTCAATATAGACCGCGTCTTCGGGACATACTTGGGCGCACGTGTCGCATCGTGTGCATTTATCAGAGTCGATCGTGTGGATTCGATAGGGAGTCATTGGGATCGCATCCACCGGACACTCCTGAGCACAGAGCGTGCATCCAATGCACTTGTCATTGATCTTGTACTCGATCATTGCAATGCACTTGCCAGCCGGACAACGCCCTTCAAGATGAGCTTCAAATTCGTGGCGAAAGTACTTCAGCATCGAGAGGACCGGATTCGGCGCCGTTTTACCAAGACCGCATAGACTGCCTTGCGAGACATCATGTGAAAGCCGCTCGAGGGTATCCAAGTCGCCTTTTTTGCCTTTCCCCTCACAGATCCGGTCCAAGATATCCAACAAACGCCGCGTGCCGACTCGGCAAAACGTACACTTGCCGCACGATTGGTCTTGAGTGAATCGCAAGAAATAGCGGGCAATATCGACCATGCAATCGTCTTCGTCCAACACCACCAATCCACCGCTGCCCATGATCGCACCGACTTCCGCCAGCGATTCATAGTCGATCGACGTTTCGGCCAATTCAGCGGGAAGACAGCCACCCGATGGACCGCCCACTTGGACGGCTTTTAGTTTTTTTCCGTTCGCGACCCCGCCGCCGACGTCATCAATGACTTGCCGCATCGTGATTCCCATCGGCACCTCGATCAATCCACCACGAGCAACCTTGCCCGCCAAGGCAAAAACCTTGGTCCCCTTGCTCTTCTCGGTCCCGAGTGCCGCAAACGCGTCACTGCCATTGCGAATGATCCATGGAACCAATGCATAAGTCTCGACGTTATTGATCAACGTCGGCTGCTTCCAAAGACCCAACTCCGCGGGATACGGCGGTCGCA contains:
- a CDS encoding FAD-dependent oxidoreductase, which produces MPKLTIDNREVEVEPGETVLDAARKLGIDVPTLCFLKGYKASTSCQVCIVKMADSGRVVPSCGMPAAEGMRIESETPEVHSLRRTALELILSDHVGDCLAPCYFACPAHMDIPKMLREIGDQDLVHAIATIKEDIALPAILGRVCPKPCEKGCRRSGADGPVEVCDLKRTVADRDLESGDPYIPECAADSGKRVAVVGAGPTGLAAAFHLRREGHHVKLIDAEDRAGGRLWHEFPKDLPEEVLAGEVAVILRMEIDFASNTRLGTDIALSELQQSFDAVLLCCGGDAKEEAKDWGLKISRRGVDVNAGTFETGTPGVFAAGNAIRGKGLVVRSVADGKEAAAAIDQYVRGETITPVARPFSSRIGKIPGDELPEFLANGTPGARLPASKPTDNPLDLPVASEQANRCLACGCIAHGNCSLEHYAAQYGADQARYQSGRRAYVQVNRSGSVIYEPGKCINCELCVQIANQAQDALGLSFVGRGFDVRIGVPFHGTMEEALGSVASKCIGACPTGALYFSVKHQVQPGCQACDSNA